The genomic window TGGGTATTAGGTCATGTGGCCAGTATTGATGAGTTGAAAGAACTAAGTAAAAATATCGAATTAGTCGGTGTGAAAAATGACTTGGTGTCAGCAGTAACACCACTTCATTTCATCGTGTCTGATAAAACAGGGCGGTGTGTGGTCGTTGAAACAAATGATGCCACACTTACAGTAAAAGATAACCCAGTTGGTGTCATGACAAACAGCCCAAATCTTGAATGGCACTTAACAAACTTGAATAACTATTTGTCTATTCAACCAACAAACTTTGCGTCAAAAGAGCTTGATGGATATACATTAAAGCCATTTGGACAAGGTTCTGGAACTTATGGTTTACCAGGTGGTTTAACCTCTCCTGAGCGTTTTGTTCGTGCGACTTATATGAAGGCATATACTGAAAAAGGCCAAACAGAACTAGAAGCAGTGAATAGTATTTATCACATTTTAAATACTGTCACCATTCCTAAGGGTGTAAATGTTAAAGACGATGGGCACAATGATTATACACAATATCGTGCCGTATTTAATTTAACCGACTTAACTTACTATTTTAATCCTTACTACACACAAGAAGTGTACTCAGTAAAATTAACAGAAGAGTTATGTTCAAAAGATGATGTGACAGTTTTTGACGTACCACATACCTTTGAAATCAACAAATTAAATTAAAAACCAAAGAGCGTTGTTAAAAATAACGCTCTTTTTGTGTTATGATATAAGC from Vagococcus martis includes these protein-coding regions:
- a CDS encoding choloylglycine hydrolase family protein: MCTSITFQSENKLNFFARTMDFGFELNGMPIAIPRNYESTFHFEGTLKTTYAFVGTGQKMGEYMFADGVNEKGLSIAELYYLNEASYKSEPVDGKINLTQDEFLTWVLGHVASIDELKELSKNIELVGVKNDLVSAVTPLHFIVSDKTGRCVVVETNDATLTVKDNPVGVMTNSPNLEWHLTNLNNYLSIQPTNFASKELDGYTLKPFGQGSGTYGLPGGLTSPERFVRATYMKAYTEKGQTELEAVNSIYHILNTVTIPKGVNVKDDGHNDYTQYRAVFNLTDLTYYFNPYYTQEVYSVKLTEELCSKDDVTVFDVPHTFEINKLN